The proteins below are encoded in one region of Mycobacterium pseudokansasii:
- a CDS encoding DNA polymerase III subunit delta', with protein MSGVFTRLVGQDAVKNELIAAARSARGDNRHSLAGDGNMTHAWLITGPPGSGRSVAALCFAAALQCTADPEDGDPGCGRCRACTTTMAGTHADVRRVIPEGLSIGVDEMRAIVQIASRKPTTGHRQIVLIEDADRLTEGAANALLKVVEEPPVSTVFLLCAPSVDPADIAVTLRSRCRHVALVTPSTAAIAQVLADSDGLDTETAAWAASVSGGHVGRARRLATDPEARLRRERALGLARDAVTPSRAYAAAEELVAAAEAEALVLTADRAEAETEELRTALGAGGTGKGTAGAMRGATGAIKELERRQKSRHTRASRDALDRALIDLAGYFRDALLLSANAATVAANHPDMADRAAALAAHATPDRLLRCIEAVLACREALAINVKPKFAVDAMVATIGQELC; from the coding sequence ATGTCCGGGGTGTTTACGCGGCTGGTAGGCCAGGACGCGGTGAAGAACGAGCTGATCGCCGCCGCCAGGTCGGCTCGTGGTGACAACCGTCACAGCCTGGCCGGCGACGGAAATATGACACACGCGTGGCTGATCACCGGTCCACCGGGTTCTGGGCGGTCGGTGGCGGCATTGTGCTTCGCGGCGGCGCTGCAATGCACCGCGGATCCCGAGGACGGGGACCCTGGATGTGGACGCTGCCGGGCCTGTACGACGACGATGGCCGGCACCCACGCCGACGTGCGACGGGTCATCCCCGAGGGCCTGTCCATCGGCGTCGACGAGATGCGGGCCATCGTGCAGATCGCGTCCCGGAAGCCGACCACCGGACACCGCCAGATCGTGCTGATCGAGGACGCCGACCGGCTGACCGAAGGTGCCGCCAACGCGCTGCTCAAGGTGGTGGAGGAGCCGCCGGTATCGACGGTGTTCCTGCTGTGTGCGCCCTCGGTGGACCCCGCAGACATCGCGGTGACGCTGCGATCCCGATGCCGGCATGTCGCGCTGGTGACACCCTCGACCGCGGCGATCGCCCAGGTGCTGGCCGACAGCGACGGTCTGGACACCGAAACCGCGGCCTGGGCGGCGTCGGTCAGCGGCGGTCATGTGGGACGGGCCCGGCGGTTGGCCACCGACCCGGAGGCCCGGCTGCGACGGGAGCGGGCGCTGGGGCTGGCCCGCGACGCCGTGACGCCGTCGCGCGCCTACGCCGCCGCCGAGGAGCTGGTCGCCGCCGCCGAGGCGGAGGCGCTGGTGCTGACCGCGGACCGGGCCGAGGCCGAGACGGAGGAGCTGCGCACGGCGCTGGGGGCCGGCGGCACGGGTAAGGGGACCGCCGGGGCGATGCGCGGCGCCACGGGTGCCATCAAAGAGCTGGAACGACGCCAGAAATCCCGTCATACCCGCGCCTCGCGCGACGCATTGGACCGGGCACTGATCGACTTGGCGGGCTACTTCCGGGATGCGTTGTTGCTGTCGGCGAACGCGGCCACGGTTGCCGCCAATCACCCGGACATGGCCGACCGGGCCGCGGCGCTGGCCGCGCATGCCACGCCCGATCGGCTGCTGCGGTGCATCGAGGCCGTGTTGGCCTGCCGCGAAGCGCTGGCGATCAACGTCAAACCCAAGTTCGCCGTCGACGCCATGGTGGCCACCATCGGCCAGGAGCTGTGCTAG
- a CDS encoding adenylate/guanylate cyclase domain-containing protein, translating into MATVAALPGRISAFARWVVRTPWPVFSLSMLQSDIIGALFVLGFLRYGLPPGDRIQLQDLPRLNLVVFVLSAHVVFFAGVAANFKLLVPVFRWQRRDNLLAEADPAATELARRRVLRMPFYRTVISLVVWAIGSVVFIVASWSVARYAAPVVAVATALGATATAIIGYLQSERVLRPVAVAALRSGVPENLRTPGVILRLMLAWVLSTAVPLLAIVLAVVSDKIALLHTAPEKLFDPILLLALAALGIGFFSTLLVAMSIADPLRQLRWALSEVQRGNYNAHMQIYDASELGLLQAGFNDMVRDLSERQRLRDLFGRYVGEDVARRAIERGTELGGQERDVAVLFVDLVGSTQLAATRPPAEVVHLLNEFFRVVVDTVGRHGGFVNKFQGDAALAIFGAPIEHPDAAGAALCAARELHDALIPVLGSAEFGIGVSAGRAIAGHIGAQARFEYTVIGDPVNEAARLTELAKLEAGHVLASAIAVSGALDAEALCWDVAEVVELRGRTAPTQLARPLNLAAPEQVSSEMGS; encoded by the coding sequence GTGGCTACCGTGGCAGCATTGCCCGGGCGGATCAGCGCGTTCGCCCGGTGGGTGGTGCGCACCCCGTGGCCGGTGTTTTCGCTGAGCATGCTGCAGTCCGACATCATCGGGGCGCTCTTCGTCCTCGGCTTCCTGCGCTACGGCCTGCCACCGGGTGATCGAATCCAGCTGCAGGACCTGCCGCGGCTCAACCTGGTCGTCTTCGTACTTTCGGCGCACGTCGTGTTTTTCGCCGGGGTCGCGGCAAATTTCAAGCTGCTGGTACCGGTTTTCCGATGGCAGCGCCGCGACAATCTTCTCGCAGAGGCTGATCCGGCCGCCACCGAGCTGGCCCGCAGGCGCGTACTACGCATGCCCTTCTACCGAACCGTGATCAGCCTTGTGGTGTGGGCCATCGGAAGTGTGGTCTTCATCGTCGCCAGCTGGTCGGTGGCCCGCTACGCCGCGCCCGTCGTCGCGGTCGCCACGGCGCTGGGGGCCACCGCCACCGCGATCATCGGCTACCTGCAGTCCGAGCGGGTCCTGCGGCCCGTCGCGGTGGCTGCGCTGCGCAGCGGCGTGCCGGAAAACCTGCGGACACCCGGCGTCATCCTGCGCTTGATGCTGGCCTGGGTGCTGTCCACCGCGGTGCCGCTGCTGGCGATCGTGCTGGCGGTGGTGTCCGACAAGATAGCGTTGCTCCACACCGCACCGGAGAAGCTGTTCGATCCCATCCTGTTGCTGGCGTTGGCGGCGCTGGGCATCGGGTTCTTCAGCACCCTGCTGGTGGCCATGTCGATCGCCGATCCGCTGCGCCAGCTGCGCTGGGCTCTCTCCGAAGTACAGCGCGGCAACTACAACGCCCACATGCAGATCTATGACGCCAGCGAGCTGGGTTTGCTGCAGGCCGGCTTCAACGACATGGTCCGGGACCTGTCCGAGCGGCAGCGGCTGCGTGACCTGTTCGGTCGCTATGTCGGCGAAGACGTGGCCCGCCGCGCCATCGAGCGCGGCACCGAGTTGGGCGGTCAGGAACGCGACGTGGCGGTGCTGTTCGTGGACCTGGTGGGCTCCACCCAGCTGGCGGCCACGCGGCCGCCAGCCGAGGTGGTTCATCTGCTCAACGAGTTCTTCCGGGTGGTAGTCGATACCGTGGGCCGGCACGGCGGGTTCGTCAACAAATTCCAGGGCGACGCCGCGCTGGCGATCTTCGGCGCACCGATCGAACACCCCGACGCTGCCGGCGCCGCGTTATGCGCCGCGCGGGAACTGCACGACGCACTCATCCCGGTGCTGGGTTCGGCCGAGTTCGGAATCGGGGTGTCGGCCGGACGGGCCATCGCCGGCCACATCGGCGCACAAGCCCGCTTCGAGTACACCGTGATCGGCGACCCGGTCAACGAGGCAGCACGACTCACCGAACTGGCCAAGCTCGAAGCGGGCCACGTGCTGGCGTCGGCCATCGCGGTCAGCGGCGCGCTCGATGCCGAGGCGTTGTGCTGGGATGTCGCCGAAGTCGTCGAGCTGCGAGGCCGCACCGCACCCACCCAGCTGGCCCGGCCGCTGAATCTTGCTGCACCCGAACAGGTTTCCAGCGAGATGGGCAGCTGA
- the topA gene encoding type I DNA topoisomerase → MAEPKTRGTGSSDSRSGSGNGSGRRLVIVESPTKARKLAGYLGPRYIVESSRGHIRDLPRAAADVPAKYKSEPWARLGVNVDADFEPLYIISPEKKSTVSELKGLLKDVDELYLATDGDREGEAIAWHLLETLKPRIPVKRMVFHEITEPAILEAAANPRELDIDLVDAQETRRIMDRLYGYEVSPVLWKKVAPKLSAGRVQSVATRIIVQRERDRMAFRSASYWDIVATLDASVSDPKAQPPTFVARLTTVDGRRVATGRDFDSLGALRKGASGSPEVVVLDEASATALAARLDGARLTVASAEEKPYTRRPYPPFMTSTLQQEAGRKLRFSAERTMSIAQRLYENGYITYMRTDSTTLSESAINAARTQARQLYGEEYVAAAPRQYTRKVKNAQEAHEAIRPAGEAFATPDAVRRELDNDEFRLYELVWQRTVASQMADARGTTLSLRIEGMAGEQQVVFAASGRTLTFPGFLKAYVETVDELVGGEADDAERRLPQLSPGQRLDAVELTPDGHATNPPPRYTEASLVKALEELGIGRPSTYSSIIKTIQDRGYVHKKGSALVPSWVAFAVTGLLEQHFGRLVDYDFTAAMEDELDAIAAGTERRTNWLNNFYFGGEHGVADSVARSGGLKKLVGINLEGIDAREVNSIKLFDDAEGRPVYVRVGKNGPYLERTVTGDNGEPAPQRANLDDSLTPDELTLEVAEQLFATPQEGRVLGVDPQTGHEIVAKDGRYGPYVTEVLPEPAAEPGEPPKKGKKTAAAKPRTGSLLRSMDLQTVTLEDALKLLSLPRVVGVDPESGEEITAQNGRYGPYLKRGKDSRSLATEDQIFTVTLDEALKIYAQPKRPGRQSASAPPLRELGTDPASGNPMVIKDGRFGPYVTDGETNASLRKGDDVATITDERAAELLADRRARGPVKRTARKTTRKAPARKAVKRS, encoded by the coding sequence TTGGCTGAGCCGAAGACTAGGGGCACCGGAAGCTCCGACAGCCGCAGTGGCAGCGGCAACGGGAGCGGCCGGCGACTTGTCATTGTCGAGTCGCCCACCAAGGCGCGCAAATTGGCCGGCTACCTGGGGCCCAGATACATCGTCGAGTCGTCGCGAGGCCACATCCGCGACCTGCCTCGGGCGGCCGCCGACGTGCCCGCCAAGTACAAGTCCGAGCCGTGGGCCCGGCTCGGGGTCAACGTCGACGCCGACTTCGAACCGCTCTACATCATCAGCCCGGAGAAGAAGAGCACCGTCAGCGAACTGAAGGGCCTGCTCAAAGACGTCGACGAACTCTATCTGGCCACCGATGGTGACCGTGAGGGTGAAGCGATCGCCTGGCATCTGCTGGAAACCCTGAAGCCGCGCATTCCGGTCAAGCGGATGGTCTTCCACGAGATCACCGAGCCGGCCATTCTCGAGGCCGCCGCCAACCCCCGCGAGCTGGACATCGACCTGGTCGATGCGCAGGAGACCCGTCGCATCATGGATCGGCTCTACGGCTACGAGGTCAGCCCGGTGCTGTGGAAGAAGGTCGCGCCGAAGCTTTCGGCGGGCCGGGTGCAATCGGTAGCGACGCGAATCATCGTCCAGCGCGAGCGCGACCGGATGGCGTTCCGCAGCGCGTCGTATTGGGACATCGTTGCCACGCTGGACGCCAGCGTGTCCGACCCGAAGGCCCAGCCGCCCACCTTCGTCGCCCGGCTGACCACTGTGGACGGCCGACGCGTGGCCACCGGCCGGGACTTTGACTCGCTGGGAGCCCTGCGCAAGGGCGCGTCCGGTTCGCCGGAAGTCGTCGTCCTCGATGAAGCCAGCGCCACCGCGCTGGCCGCGCGTCTGGACGGCGCGCGGCTGACCGTGGCGTCGGCCGAGGAAAAGCCCTACACCCGCCGGCCGTATCCGCCGTTTATGACCTCCACGCTGCAGCAGGAGGCCGGCCGCAAGCTGCGGTTCTCCGCCGAGCGGACGATGAGCATCGCGCAGCGGCTCTACGAGAACGGCTACATCACCTATATGCGGACCGACTCGACGACACTGTCGGAGTCGGCGATCAACGCCGCGCGCACCCAGGCCCGTCAGCTCTACGGCGAGGAGTATGTGGCCGCGGCACCGCGCCAGTACACCCGCAAGGTGAAGAACGCCCAGGAGGCACACGAGGCGATTCGCCCCGCCGGCGAGGCATTTGCCACCCCGGACGCGGTGCGCCGCGAACTCGACAACGATGAATTCCGCCTCTACGAGCTCGTCTGGCAACGGACGGTGGCCTCGCAGATGGCCGACGCGCGCGGTACCACGCTGAGCCTGCGGATCGAAGGCATGGCCGGCGAGCAGCAGGTGGTATTCGCCGCGAGCGGCCGCACCCTGACCTTCCCGGGCTTCCTCAAGGCCTACGTGGAGACCGTGGATGAATTGGTCGGCGGCGAAGCCGACGACGCCGAGCGCCGACTTCCGCAGCTGAGTCCGGGGCAGCGGCTGGATGCCGTCGAGCTGACACCGGACGGGCACGCCACCAACCCGCCCCCGCGCTACACCGAGGCCTCATTGGTCAAGGCGCTCGAGGAGCTTGGCATCGGGCGCCCGTCGACGTACTCGTCGATCATCAAGACCATCCAGGACCGCGGCTACGTGCACAAGAAGGGCAGCGCCCTGGTGCCGTCCTGGGTGGCGTTCGCCGTAACCGGTTTGCTGGAGCAGCATTTCGGTCGCCTGGTTGACTACGACTTCACCGCGGCGATGGAAGACGAGCTCGACGCGATTGCCGCTGGCACCGAGCGGCGCACCAACTGGCTCAACAACTTCTACTTCGGCGGCGAGCACGGCGTGGCCGATTCGGTGGCCCGCTCCGGGGGTTTGAAGAAGCTCGTCGGCATCAACCTCGAAGGCATCGATGCGCGAGAAGTCAACTCCATCAAGCTTTTCGACGACGCCGAAGGCCGTCCCGTCTACGTTCGGGTGGGCAAGAACGGGCCGTACCTGGAACGCACGGTAACCGGCGACAACGGTGAGCCGGCACCGCAGCGCGCCAACCTCGACGACTCGCTCACGCCGGACGAGCTGACCCTCGAGGTAGCCGAGCAGCTTTTCGCCACCCCGCAAGAGGGACGCGTGCTAGGTGTCGACCCGCAGACCGGCCACGAGATCGTCGCCAAGGACGGGCGTTACGGGCCGTACGTGACCGAGGTTCTCCCCGAACCGGCGGCCGAGCCCGGTGAGCCCCCGAAGAAGGGCAAGAAGACCGCTGCCGCGAAACCCCGCACCGGCTCGCTGCTGCGCAGCATGGACCTTCAGACGGTCACGCTCGAGGATGCGCTGAAACTGCTGTCGCTGCCCCGGGTCGTGGGCGTGGATCCCGAGTCGGGGGAGGAGATCACCGCGCAGAACGGACGGTATGGCCCATATCTGAAGCGCGGCAAGGATTCTCGTTCGTTGGCGACCGAAGATCAGATCTTCACCGTCACTCTCGACGAAGCGCTCAAAATCTACGCTCAGCCGAAACGCCCTGGACGGCAAAGTGCTTCGGCTCCACCACTGCGTGAACTGGGCACCGATCCGGCGTCGGGCAATCCGATGGTGATCAAGGACGGTCGGTTCGGGCCCTACGTCACCGACGGTGAGACCAACGCCAGCCTGCGCAAGGGTGACGACGTCGCGACGATCACCGACGAACGCGCCGCCGAACTGCTGGCCGACCGACGGGCCCGTGGCCCGGTCAAGCGGACCGCCAGGAAGACCACCCGCAAGGCACCGGCGAGGAAGGCCGTCAAGCGGTCCTAG
- the cspA gene encoding cold shock protein CspA: MPQGTVKWFNAEKGFGFIAPEDGSADVFVHYTEIQGSGFRTLEENQKVEFEIGHSPKGPQATGVRSL, from the coding sequence ATGCCACAGGGAACTGTGAAGTGGTTCAACGCGGAGAAGGGGTTCGGCTTCATCGCCCCCGAGGACGGTTCCGCGGATGTGTTTGTCCACTACACGGAGATCCAGGGTTCGGGCTTCCGCACCCTCGAAGAGAATCAGAAGGTCGAGTTCGAAATCGGCCACAGCCCTAAGGGCCCCCAGGCCACCGGAGTCCGCTCCCTCTGA
- a CDS encoding DEAD/DEAH box helicase: MPSFGSELLAAALAGTPSGESPLRHVAELSPRPGRPTGWPEWAAPNVVRAFVERGIAVPWSHQLESAELAHHGRHVVVSTGTASGKSLAYQLPVLTALTTDPRARVLYLSPTKALGHDQLRAAHALTAAVPLNDVAPTAYDGDSPAEVRRFARERSRWLFSNPDMVHLSILRNHARWAVLLRGLRYLVIDECHYYRGVFGSNVAMVLRRLLRLCARYAAVPGYGPTVIFASATTDSPGATAAELIGQPVAEVVDDGSPQGARTVALWEPALRTDLTGENGAPVRRSAGAEAARLMADLIAEGAQTLTFVRSRRAAELTALGARARLDDVAPALSGLVASYRAGYLAEDRAALEHALAEGRLRGLATTNALELGVDIAGLDAVVLAGFPGTVASFWQQAGRSGRRGQGALVVLVARDDPLDTYLVHHPAALLGKPVERVVIDPGNPYLLGPQLLCAAVELPLDEAEVRALGAVEVAEGLVDDGLLRRRGGKYFPAPGVEPHAAVDIRSSIGGQIVIVESDTGRLLGSVDTGRAPTCVHPGAVYLHQGESYVVDSLDFEEGIAFVHAEDPGYATFAREVTDIVVSGPGERSALGAVTLGLVPVTVTHQVVGYLRRRLNGEVVDFVELDMPEQVLPTTAVMYSIAPDALARNGIDAPQIPGSLHAAEHAAIGLLPLVASCDRADIGGMSTAIGPEGLPSVFVYDGYPGGAGFAERGFRQARTWLGATATAIEACECPNGCPSCVQSPKCGNGNDPLDKAGAVRVLRLVLAALVAEGC; the protein is encoded by the coding sequence ATGCCGAGTTTCGGCAGCGAGCTGCTTGCCGCGGCGCTCGCCGGTACGCCGTCCGGCGAGTCTCCGCTGCGCCATGTCGCCGAACTGTCACCGCGGCCTGGCCGACCAACCGGTTGGCCGGAATGGGCCGCTCCCAACGTGGTTCGCGCGTTCGTCGAACGCGGCATCGCCGTGCCGTGGTCGCATCAGCTGGAATCCGCCGAGCTGGCACACCATGGCCGGCACGTGGTGGTGAGCACCGGCACGGCGTCGGGAAAATCACTGGCCTACCAGCTGCCGGTGCTCACTGCGCTGACGACGGATCCGCGGGCCCGGGTGCTGTATCTGTCGCCGACGAAGGCGCTGGGCCACGACCAGTTGCGCGCGGCCCATGCGCTGACCGCCGCCGTCCCGCTAAACGACGTCGCCCCCACGGCCTACGACGGCGACAGTCCCGCCGAGGTGCGCCGCTTTGCCCGCGAACGATCGCGCTGGCTGTTCTCCAATCCGGACATGGTTCACCTGTCGATATTGCGCAACCATGCCCGCTGGGCGGTGCTGCTACGCGGGCTGCGCTACCTGGTGATCGACGAATGCCATTACTATCGTGGCGTTTTCGGCTCGAATGTGGCTATGGTGTTGCGCCGGCTATTGCGGCTGTGCGCCCGTTACGCGGCTGTGCCGGGTTACGGCCCGACGGTGATATTCGCCAGCGCCACAACGGACTCGCCGGGTGCGACGGCCGCCGAACTCATCGGCCAACCGGTCGCCGAGGTGGTCGACGATGGCTCTCCCCAGGGCGCACGCACGGTCGCGTTGTGGGAGCCCGCCCTGCGCACCGATCTGACCGGGGAGAACGGCGCCCCGGTTCGACGATCCGCGGGCGCCGAGGCGGCGCGGCTGATGGCTGACCTGATCGCCGAAGGAGCACAGACGCTGACGTTCGTTCGGTCGCGGCGTGCCGCGGAGCTGACCGCGCTGGGCGCCCGGGCGCGGCTCGACGACGTCGCCCCGGCGTTGTCCGGCCTGGTGGCGTCTTATCGGGCGGGATATCTGGCGGAGGACCGCGCCGCCTTGGAGCACGCGCTGGCCGAGGGCCGGTTGCGGGGGCTGGCCACCACCAACGCATTGGAGTTGGGTGTCGACATCGCCGGGCTGGACGCGGTGGTGCTGGCCGGCTTTCCCGGGACCGTCGCGTCGTTCTGGCAGCAGGCCGGCCGGTCCGGCCGACGCGGTCAGGGCGCACTGGTGGTATTGGTCGCCCGCGACGATCCGTTGGACACGTATCTGGTGCACCATCCGGCCGCGCTGTTGGGCAAGCCGGTCGAGCGGGTGGTGATCGACCCGGGCAACCCCTACCTTCTGGGTCCGCAATTGCTCTGCGCTGCAGTCGAATTGCCTCTCGACGAGGCTGAGGTCCGAGCGCTGGGCGCGGTGGAGGTGGCCGAGGGGCTGGTCGACGACGGGCTGCTGCGCCGGCGGGGCGGCAAGTACTTCCCGGCCCCAGGGGTGGAACCGCATGCGGCGGTGGACATTCGGAGCTCGATCGGTGGCCAGATCGTCATCGTGGAGTCCGACACCGGGCGGCTACTGGGCAGTGTTGACACGGGCCGGGCACCGACTTGCGTCCATCCGGGGGCGGTGTATCTGCACCAGGGCGAAAGCTACGTCGTCGACTCGCTGGATTTCGAGGAAGGGATCGCCTTCGTCCATGCCGAGGATCCGGGATATGCGACATTCGCGCGCGAGGTCACCGATATTGTGGTCAGCGGTCCAGGCGAGCGGTCGGCGCTCGGCGCCGTCACCCTGGGCCTGGTGCCGGTGACCGTCACGCATCAGGTTGTGGGATATCTGCGCCGTCGGCTCAACGGAGAGGTGGTCGACTTCGTCGAGCTGGACATGCCCGAACAGGTGTTGCCCACCACCGCGGTGATGTACTCGATTGCTCCGGATGCCCTGGCCCGCAATGGCATTGATGCGCCGCAGATTCCCGGGTCATTGCATGCCGCCGAGCACGCGGCCATCGGGCTGCTGCCGTTGGTGGCCAGTTGCGACCGCGCCGATATCGGTGGCATGTCCACCGCGATCGGCCCGGAGGGGCTGCCGAGTGTCTTTGTCTACGACGGTTATCCGGGCGGGGCCGGGTTCGCCGAGCGCGGCTTTCGTCAGGCTCGTACCTGGTTGGGTGCGACAGCCACGGCCATCGAAGCCTGCGAATGCCCGAACGGATGCCCGTCGTGTGTGCAGTCTCCCAAGTGCGGCAACGGCAACGACCCGCTGGACAAGGCGGGCGCGGTGCGAGTGCTGCGGTTGGTGCTCGCGGCATTGGTTGCTGAGGGTTGCTAA
- a CDS encoding PE domain-containing protein, producing MSLVIAAPEALATAATDLAAIGSTVSAATTAAAAPTTTLLAAAQDEVSAAVAALFSSRFRQRRQRWCGRRSRSVGWWRARRGRWQRRADRTQRYGGNGSTIPTPASGGTGGLGGLLPGTSGISGLP from the coding sequence ATGTCGTTGGTGATTGCGGCGCCCGAGGCGCTGGCCACAGCCGCCACCGACCTGGCAGCAATTGGTTCAACGGTGAGCGCGGCCACCACGGCTGCGGCGGCGCCGACGACCACGCTGCTGGCGGCCGCACAGGACGAGGTCTCGGCAGCGGTGGCGGCCCTCTTTTCCAGCCGGTTCCGGCAACGGCGGCAACGGTGGTGCGGGCGGCGCAGCAGGTCTGTTGGGTGGTGGCGGGCACGGCGGGGCCGGTGGCAGCGGCGTGCTGATCGGACTCAACGGTACGGCGGCAACGGCAGCACCATCCCCACGCCCGCCAGCGGCGGCACCGGCGGTCTCGGCGGGCTCCTGCCGGGTACCAGCGGGATCAGCGGATTGCCGTAG
- a CDS encoding PAS domain-containing protein → MTHDWLLVETLGDEPAVVAQGRQLKNLVPITTFLRRSPYLSAVRTAIAESLQTGQSLSSITPKSDRVICTEPVVMSDGRVHGVQVWIGPADAEPPERPIAGPLKWDLTLGVATDTRESLINSGKNPDVEVTYGRAFAEDLPSRELSPNETRVLAMVVKPEPGQTLCSTWDLTDWQGNPIRLGFTARSALEPGPDGRDHLVARAMNWRAELKGPLVPVDDLAQKILDGLAQAGVHRALVDLNTWSLLKWLDEPCPFYDWRANEPDKSRVHPDDQELIAAMTKEFANGATSGVLRLPGYDTDWVPVHVTVNRIELEPETFAGLISLRLPTAAELADAGLPTAVRDST, encoded by the coding sequence ATGACCCACGACTGGCTGCTCGTGGAAACGCTGGGGGACGAACCGGCCGTCGTCGCCCAGGGGCGTCAGCTCAAGAATCTGGTTCCGATCACCACATTCCTGCGCCGCAGTCCCTACCTCTCGGCCGTCCGCACGGCGATCGCCGAGTCGCTGCAGACCGGTCAGAGCCTCAGCAGCATTACGCCCAAGAGCGATCGTGTCATCTGCACCGAACCCGTTGTGATGTCGGACGGCCGGGTGCACGGTGTGCAGGTGTGGATCGGTCCCGCGGATGCGGAACCGCCGGAGCGACCTATCGCGGGCCCGCTGAAGTGGGACCTGACCCTGGGGGTGGCCACCGACACTCGCGAGTCGCTGATCAACAGTGGCAAGAATCCCGACGTCGAGGTCACCTACGGCAGGGCTTTCGCCGAGGACCTGCCGTCGCGCGAACTCAGCCCGAACGAAACCAGGGTGCTGGCCATGGTGGTCAAGCCCGAGCCTGGCCAAACATTATGCAGTACTTGGGATCTCACCGATTGGCAGGGCAACCCCATCAGGTTGGGTTTCACCGCGCGCAGCGCGCTGGAGCCGGGGCCGGACGGCCGCGATCACCTGGTAGCGCGGGCGATGAACTGGCGGGCCGAACTCAAAGGTCCGCTGGTGCCGGTCGACGACCTGGCGCAGAAGATTCTTGACGGACTCGCGCAGGCAGGGGTCCACCGGGCGCTGGTCGACCTGAACACCTGGTCCTTGTTGAAGTGGCTCGACGAGCCGTGCCCGTTCTACGACTGGCGGGCCAACGAGCCCGACAAGTCCCGCGTGCATCCCGACGACCAGGAGCTCATCGCCGCGATGACAAAGGAATTCGCTAACGGAGCAACCAGTGGCGTGTTGCGGCTTCCGGGGTACGACACCGATTGGGTGCCGGTGCACGTCACGGTCAACCGGATAGAACTGGAGCCGGAGACCTTCGCCGGACTGATCTCACTGCGGTTGCCCACCGCTGCCGAACTCGCCGACGCCGGATTGCCGACGGCCGTGCGCGACTCGACCTGA
- a CDS encoding ESX-1 secretion-associated protein, which produces MTNILKVQPELLDVLASHQHNAAASASSGVAATTGLAESVAISHGSYCKQFNDTLKMYESAHNAFGSSLHAAGIALAKNLRTAARAYLDADETWRQAIESLTF; this is translated from the coding sequence ATGACGAACATTCTCAAAGTCCAGCCCGAGTTGCTCGATGTTCTCGCGTCGCATCAACACAACGCGGCAGCAAGTGCGTCCTCGGGAGTCGCCGCTACCACTGGACTAGCAGAGTCAGTGGCGATCAGCCACGGATCGTATTGCAAGCAGTTCAACGACACGTTGAAGATGTATGAGAGTGCGCACAACGCCTTCGGCTCGTCCTTGCACGCTGCTGGTATCGCGCTGGCCAAGAATCTGCGAACTGCTGCGCGCGCATACCTGGATGCCGATGAAACCTGGCGTCAAGCCATCGAGTCGTTGACTTTCTGA